A single genomic interval of Flavihumibacter rivuli harbors:
- a CDS encoding M1 family metallopeptidase, with translation MKSKSLWLSGFLALGLVSAQAQTDRWQQRVKYTMNVDVDVQSNRFNGKQVLEYTNNSPDTLRKVYYHLYWNAFQPNSMMDARSRELGKIMNNNRPDWDGRVRDRIQNLKPDEIGYQKVLSLKMNGVPQQYKLHETILEVMLSKPILPKSKVVFDMSFEAQVPLQVRRSGRDNPNTGVRYSMAQWYPKMCEYDYEGWHPTPYVAREFYGIWGDFDVKISIDRNYILGGTGYLQNPQQIGYGYEAPGTKVNRPAGEKLTWHFVAPNVHDFMWAADPEYKHLVRNIPNGPTIHVLYNYKENDPQNDEQWNKVADAAVQVLPFIEKNFGKYPYKQYSFIHGGDGGMEYPMSTLLSGPSLGTAFHEWMHTWYQMLMGTNESLYAWMDEGFTSYGESLVMQYYLEQNKGAVVKQSEVGTGPRRSNLEPLSRENPHKDSYDGYFYLVKSGKEEPMSTHADHFETNFAYSIASYSKGEVFLEQLGYILGAKVRDRVLLDYYNQWKFRHPNVNDFIRVAEKASGIKLDWYREYWVNTTKTIDYGIDSLWEQGGETNIRLKRVGKVPMPMDVLITYKDGSQELHYVPMYLMFGSKPEEFDIPRKVYEPWKWTHPQYQISTKRKLQEIVRVEIDPTERLADVNRKDNVLELKW, from the coding sequence ATGAAAAGTAAAAGTCTTTGGTTATCGGGATTCCTGGCCCTTGGCCTGGTTTCTGCCCAGGCGCAAACAGATCGATGGCAACAAAGGGTCAAGTATACCATGAATGTTGATGTGGATGTACAATCCAACAGGTTCAATGGTAAACAGGTACTGGAGTACACGAATAACTCCCCCGACACATTGCGCAAAGTATATTATCACCTCTATTGGAATGCTTTCCAGCCTAATAGCATGATGGATGCCCGAAGCAGGGAATTGGGAAAGATCATGAACAACAACCGCCCGGATTGGGATGGAAGGGTTAGGGATCGTATCCAAAACCTTAAGCCGGATGAAATTGGCTACCAGAAAGTGCTTTCCCTGAAGATGAATGGAGTGCCCCAGCAGTACAAGCTACATGAGACCATCCTGGAAGTGATGCTTTCAAAACCCATCCTGCCAAAGTCCAAGGTCGTTTTCGATATGAGCTTTGAAGCCCAGGTGCCGCTCCAGGTAAGGCGCTCAGGAAGGGATAACCCGAATACCGGTGTCCGCTATTCTATGGCCCAGTGGTATCCCAAGATGTGCGAATACGATTATGAAGGCTGGCATCCCACCCCATATGTGGCGCGTGAATTCTATGGCATCTGGGGCGATTTTGACGTGAAGATCAGCATCGACAGGAATTACATCCTTGGTGGGACCGGATACCTACAGAACCCCCAGCAGATCGGCTATGGTTATGAAGCCCCGGGAACAAAGGTCAACAGGCCGGCAGGCGAAAAGCTAACCTGGCATTTTGTTGCACCCAATGTCCACGATTTCATGTGGGCAGCAGATCCGGAATACAAGCATTTGGTAAGGAATATTCCCAACGGCCCAACCATTCATGTCCTGTATAACTACAAGGAGAATGATCCACAAAATGATGAACAGTGGAATAAGGTAGCTGATGCGGCCGTTCAGGTGCTTCCTTTCATTGAGAAGAACTTTGGTAAATACCCCTACAAGCAATATTCGTTTATCCATGGGGGGGATGGTGGTATGGAGTATCCTATGTCGACCTTACTCAGTGGCCCTAGCCTTGGAACTGCCTTCCATGAATGGATGCACACCTGGTACCAGATGTTGATGGGCACCAATGAAAGCCTGTATGCCTGGATGGATGAAGGTTTCACTTCCTATGGCGAGAGCCTGGTCATGCAGTATTACCTGGAGCAAAACAAAGGCGCTGTAGTGAAGCAAAGTGAAGTGGGCACAGGTCCAAGGAGGAGTAACCTTGAACCGTTAAGCCGCGAAAATCCCCATAAGGACAGCTATGATGGCTATTTCTACCTTGTGAAAAGTGGTAAGGAAGAGCCGATGAGTACCCATGCCGATCATTTTGAAACCAATTTTGCTTATAGCATTGCCTCTTATTCAAAAGGGGAAGTATTCCTGGAGCAATTGGGTTATATCCTCGGTGCCAAGGTTAGGGACAGGGTATTGCTCGATTACTACAACCAATGGAAGTTCAGGCATCCCAATGTGAATGATTTCATCAGGGTGGCTGAAAAGGCCAGTGGCATAAAACTGGACTGGTACCGTGAGTATTGGGTGAACACTACCAAGACCATTGATTATGGCATCGATAGTCTTTGGGAGCAGGGCGGCGAAACCAATATCAGGTTGAAACGGGTCGGTAAAGTACCCATGCCCATGGATGTGCTGATCACCTATAAGGACGGCAGCCAGGAGTTGCATTATGTGCCCATGTACCTGATGTTCGGCAGTAAACCCGAGGAGTTTGATATCCCCAGAAAAGTATATGAGCCTTGGAAATGGACCCATCCCCAATACCAGATCTCAACCAAGCGGAAATTGCAGGAAATCGTAAGGGTGGAAATTGACCCAACGGAAAGATTGGCTGATGTGAACCGGAAGGATAATGTCCTTGAGTTGAAGTGGTAA
- a CDS encoding PepSY-like domain-containing protein: protein MKRLVFMVMVFAIAIIGGEAQAQLRKIPAEVTDAFKYKYRNAESVEWKDKLTHYLVAFQLKGESYEATFKNDGTWVLSQKVIGRDDLPKSVEEGLEKSKYADWEVEDVYQLIYPDDRSEYRLLVKKSDLNKRDLVFAESGRLLKDKLTL from the coding sequence ATGAAAAGATTGGTATTCATGGTCATGGTCTTTGCAATTGCCATAATTGGCGGGGAAGCCCAGGCTCAGTTAAGGAAGATACCTGCTGAAGTAACGGATGCTTTCAAATACAAGTACCGCAATGCGGAGAGTGTGGAGTGGAAGGATAAACTCACCCATTATTTGGTTGCTTTCCAACTGAAAGGTGAGTCCTATGAAGCTACTTTCAAGAATGACGGCACCTGGGTATTGTCACAGAAAGTGATCGGTCGTGATGACCTTCCCAAATCTGTTGAGGAAGGGTTGGAGAAAAGCAAATATGCTGATTGGGAGGTTGAAGATGTGTACCAACTCATTTACCCGGATGACCGGAGCGAATACAGGCTTTTGGTGAAAAAATCGGACCTTAACAAACGCGACCTTGTTTTTGCTGAAAGTGGCCGCTTACTTAAGGATAAACTGACACTATAG
- the rsmI gene encoding 16S rRNA (cytidine(1402)-2'-O)-methyltransferase encodes MLYLVPSPIGNLQDITLRALEVLKQVDVILAEDTRNSARLLNHYQIQKPLTPYHQHNEHKVLQHLVDQLKQGKTMAVLTDAGTPGISDPAFLLVRECIRQEVKVECLPGATAFVPALVNSGLPINRFCFEGFLPLKKGRQTMFRKLATEERTMVFYESPMRLVKTLEEMAQYFGGERLCCVSRELTKMFEENKRGSLAEVAAYFKQKTVKGEIVIVVQGTGE; translated from the coding sequence ATGCTTTATTTAGTTCCTTCCCCCATTGGCAACCTACAGGATATTACCCTGAGGGCCCTGGAGGTGCTGAAGCAGGTAGATGTGATCCTTGCAGAAGATACCCGGAACTCTGCACGCCTGCTGAACCATTACCAGATCCAGAAGCCTTTGACGCCATACCACCAGCACAATGAGCACAAGGTTTTGCAACACCTCGTTGACCAGTTGAAGCAGGGAAAAACGATGGCTGTGCTCACGGATGCAGGAACACCCGGGATATCAGACCCTGCATTCCTTCTTGTCAGGGAATGTATCCGTCAGGAAGTTAAGGTGGAATGCCTGCCCGGTGCCACCGCCTTTGTCCCGGCATTGGTGAACAGTGGGTTGCCCATCAACAGGTTTTGTTTTGAAGGCTTCCTGCCATTGAAGAAGGGCCGGCAGACCATGTTCAGGAAACTTGCCACGGAAGAAAGGACCATGGTCTTTTATGAGTCGCCCATGCGTTTGGTGAAAACACTAGAGGAGATGGCCCAGTATTTTGGTGGTGAAAGGTTATGCTGCGTAAGCAGGGAGTTGACCAAGATGTTCGAAGAGAACAAACGGGGAAGCCTGGCCGAAGTGGCTGCCTATTTCAAACAGAAAACCGTAAAAGGGGAGATCGTTATCGTGGTCCAGGGCACTGGAGAGTAG
- the purS gene encoding phosphoribosylformylglycinamidine synthase subunit PurS translates to MTFSVQVKVMPLKDLLDPQGKAVLGGLGNLGLSAIQDVRIGKNITLQVEAASAEEAKSIAEQAAKKLLANPVMEQFEISVN, encoded by the coding sequence ATGACTTTCTCTGTACAGGTAAAAGTAATGCCGCTGAAAGACCTGCTGGACCCCCAGGGTAAGGCTGTATTGGGCGGATTGGGTAACCTTGGGCTCTCTGCCATCCAGGATGTTCGCATCGGTAAGAATATTACGCTGCAGGTTGAAGCGGCTTCTGCTGAAGAAGCCAAATCCATTGCTGAGCAGGCCGCTAAAAAACTGTTGGCCAACCCTGTGATGGAGCAATTCGAGATCAGTGTAAACTAA
- a CDS encoding CDP-alcohol phosphatidyltransferase family protein, whose protein sequence is MKQIPNIFTLLNLVFGFLAIIVILQNGIVIANGPEGEYLVDMPERIWLASLFIGLAAVVDFFDGFVARLLKATSPLGKELDSLADVVSFGVAPGLILYQFLRLSFAREENGLDVSMAWLLPAVLVPCAAAYRLAKFNIDPGQEYGFKGVPTPAVGLTVASFPLIYWFSGNEAIVNLLLNKWVIYLVILLLSYLMVSNIPIMALKFKDFTLKNNLPKLLIAGIAVIAAILLKWAAMPVIFLTYIVVSLALKNRKE, encoded by the coding sequence ATGAAGCAGATCCCCAACATTTTTACATTATTGAATCTTGTCTTTGGATTTTTGGCCATCATCGTCATTCTCCAGAACGGGATAGTCATTGCCAATGGCCCCGAAGGTGAATACCTGGTTGATATGCCGGAGCGGATCTGGCTGGCCTCCCTGTTCATTGGATTGGCGGCTGTTGTTGATTTCTTCGACGGATTTGTGGCACGGTTATTAAAAGCGACCAGCCCCCTGGGAAAGGAACTGGACTCCCTTGCAGATGTAGTTAGCTTTGGGGTTGCCCCTGGCCTGATCCTTTACCAGTTCCTCCGCCTCAGCTTTGCCAGGGAGGAGAATGGACTGGATGTATCAATGGCCTGGTTGCTGCCTGCAGTGCTGGTACCCTGTGCTGCGGCTTACCGGCTGGCAAAGTTCAATATCGATCCCGGACAGGAATATGGATTCAAGGGCGTGCCTACTCCGGCAGTAGGCCTTACAGTAGCATCTTTTCCCCTGATCTATTGGTTCTCCGGAAATGAGGCCATCGTCAACCTGCTCCTCAACAAGTGGGTGATCTACCTGGTGATCCTGTTGCTGAGCTACCTGATGGTAAGCAATATTCCCATCATGGCCCTGAAATTCAAGGATTTCACCCTTAAGAACAACCTGCCCAAGCTGTTGATTGCCGGGATAGCAGTGATTGCGGCAATTTTACTGAAATGGGCTGCGATGCCGGTAATCTTCCTTACCTACATTGTTGTATCTTTGGCGCTTAAAAATCGAAAAGAATGA
- a CDS encoding aminopeptidase P family protein: MKYLPLDPKLFVENRKRFVKMMEKNSIAIFNSNDELPSNGDALYKFKQNSDLYWLTGIEQEDTMLILFPDNPDPKFREVLVLVRPNELKEKWDGHRLRKHEATAISGISSIVWLDSLDGFLQPLIHLAETIYLNTNENDRKANLVPVRDYRFAEEMRRRYPLHNYRRSARIMKELRAIKTPMEVAVIQEAINITEKTFRRLLGFIRPGVMEYEIEAEIMHEFLRNRATGQAYGSIIASGDRARTLHYVSNNQECMEGELVLMDFGAEYGGYCADLTRTVPVSGKFTKRQKEVYNACLHLHDYAKSLLKPGISILAYTDKVGEEATRQFLKLGLLKKEDVKNEDPDNRAYRKYLYHGISHHLGIDVHDLGTRTEPIKAGMVFTVEPGIYIEEEKMGIRIENNVWITRTGNKDLMANIPIKADEIERLMKK, encoded by the coding sequence ATGAAATATTTACCGCTGGACCCTAAGTTGTTTGTGGAGAACAGGAAGCGCTTCGTGAAGATGATGGAGAAGAATTCCATCGCCATTTTCAACAGTAATGATGAGTTGCCTTCCAATGGTGACGCCTTGTATAAATTCAAGCAAAATTCCGACCTCTACTGGCTAACCGGCATTGAGCAGGAAGACACCATGCTGATACTCTTCCCTGACAACCCGGATCCCAAATTCAGGGAGGTGCTAGTGCTGGTGAGGCCCAATGAACTGAAGGAAAAATGGGATGGGCACCGTTTGCGCAAGCATGAGGCTACTGCTATTTCCGGCATCAGTTCCATCGTATGGCTCGACTCCCTGGATGGCTTCCTTCAGCCCCTGATCCACCTTGCCGAAACCATTTATTTGAATACCAACGAAAATGACCGCAAGGCCAACCTCGTTCCGGTAAGGGATTATCGTTTTGCCGAAGAGATGCGCAGGCGCTATCCCCTGCATAACTATCGCCGTAGTGCCAGGATCATGAAAGAACTCAGGGCCATTAAAACCCCGATGGAAGTGGCCGTGATACAGGAAGCTATTAATATTACCGAAAAGACGTTCCGTAGGTTATTGGGCTTCATTCGCCCTGGGGTAATGGAATACGAGATAGAAGCGGAGATCATGCATGAATTCCTGCGTAACCGGGCTACCGGCCAGGCTTATGGAAGCATCATCGCCAGCGGTGACAGGGCAAGGACATTGCATTATGTTTCCAATAACCAGGAATGCATGGAAGGGGAACTGGTGCTCATGGATTTCGGAGCCGAGTACGGCGGCTATTGTGCGGACCTGACCCGTACGGTACCGGTAAGTGGTAAGTTTACCAAGCGGCAGAAGGAAGTGTATAATGCCTGCCTTCACCTGCACGACTATGCGAAAAGTTTGCTGAAGCCCGGCATTTCAATTCTGGCCTATACCGATAAAGTAGGGGAGGAAGCTACCCGCCAGTTCCTGAAACTGGGATTGCTGAAGAAGGAGGATGTGAAGAATGAGGATCCCGATAACAGGGCGTACCGAAAGTACCTTTACCATGGCATCAGCCATCACCTCGGTATCGATGTGCATGACCTGGGTACCCGTACTGAACCCATCAAAGCAGGAATGGTGTTTACTGTGGAGCCGGGAATCTACATTGAAGAAGAAAAGATGGGCATCAGGATCGAGAACAATGTCTGGATAACCCGTACAGGCAACAAAGACCTGATGGCAAATATCCCGATCAAGGCCGATGAGATTGAAAGGCTCATGAAAAAATAA
- the pckA gene encoding phosphoenolpyruvate carboxykinase (ATP): MSVPTISIPTNQLVKLGLKSAENIHYQLSPEELVQDTLRIGEGVLNDTGALVIRTGEFTGRSPKDKFIVKDEITAHSVHWNDFNIPIDESYFFTIKNKITDYLTSRNELWVRDAYACADERFRLNIRIVNEKPWINLFSYNMFLRPTEAELENFEPEWTILSAPGLRLDPKECGTRQHNAAVVSFKYKTILIAGTGYTGETKKGIFTILNFILPHQKNVLSMHCSANMGENGDTALFFGLSGTGKTTLSADPHRKLIGDDEHGWTDNNIFNFEGGCYAKCINLTEEKEPEIYNAIRPGALVENTTFYEGSNIINFDDGSITENTRVSYPLDYISNAQEPSIGNIPNNIFFLTCDAYGVLPPISRLTPEQAMYQFISGYTAKVAGTEAGITEPKSTFSACFGAPFLPLHPGKYAEMLGEKMRKHNVKVWLVNTGWTGGPYGTGNRMKLGFTRAMITAALNGELDNVAYETHPVFGMQMPTTCPHVPAELLNPRNTWENVAAYDEAARNLAGQFIKNFEKYASGVAAEILAAAPKP; this comes from the coding sequence ATGTCAGTACCTACGATTAGTATCCCTACCAACCAACTGGTGAAATTGGGTTTAAAGTCTGCGGAAAACATTCATTACCAACTCAGTCCTGAAGAGCTCGTGCAAGACACCCTCCGCATTGGGGAAGGTGTGCTGAACGATACAGGCGCCCTGGTCATCAGGACAGGAGAGTTTACCGGCAGGAGCCCTAAAGACAAATTCATCGTAAAGGACGAGATCACTGCCCATTCGGTTCACTGGAATGATTTTAATATCCCGATCGACGAGTCCTATTTCTTTACCATCAAGAATAAGATCACCGACTACCTTACCAGCCGCAATGAATTGTGGGTAAGGGACGCCTATGCCTGTGCGGATGAACGTTTCCGTTTGAATATTCGCATCGTGAATGAAAAGCCCTGGATCAACCTCTTTTCCTATAATATGTTCCTGAGGCCAACAGAGGCTGAACTGGAAAACTTTGAACCCGAATGGACCATCCTATCGGCCCCCGGGCTCAGGCTGGATCCCAAGGAATGCGGAACCCGCCAGCACAATGCAGCGGTTGTATCATTCAAGTACAAGACCATCCTGATCGCAGGTACAGGTTATACCGGTGAGACCAAGAAAGGCATCTTTACCATCCTCAATTTCATCCTGCCCCACCAGAAAAATGTACTGAGCATGCACTGCTCTGCCAACATGGGTGAGAATGGAGATACGGCGCTGTTCTTCGGCCTCAGTGGCACAGGAAAAACAACGCTGAGCGCTGATCCCCACCGCAAACTGATCGGCGACGATGAGCATGGCTGGACGGACAACAATATTTTCAACTTTGAAGGCGGATGCTATGCCAAGTGCATCAACCTGACCGAGGAGAAGGAACCCGAGATCTATAATGCCATCCGTCCGGGTGCGCTGGTAGAGAACACTACCTTCTATGAGGGTTCCAATATCATCAACTTTGATGATGGGTCAATAACCGAAAACACCAGGGTGTCCTATCCCCTTGACTATATCAGCAATGCCCAGGAACCTTCGATCGGGAATATCCCGAATAATATCTTCTTCCTGACCTGCGACGCTTATGGTGTACTCCCGCCGATTTCCAGGCTGACACCAGAGCAGGCCATGTACCAGTTCATTTCCGGTTACACGGCAAAGGTTGCCGGTACGGAAGCCGGTATAACCGAGCCCAAATCTACCTTCAGCGCTTGTTTTGGCGCACCATTCCTTCCCCTCCACCCCGGAAAATATGCCGAAATGCTGGGTGAAAAAATGAGGAAGCACAATGTAAAGGTTTGGCTGGTGAATACCGGTTGGACAGGCGGTCCTTATGGAACCGGGAACAGGATGAAACTTGGCTTTACCCGTGCCATGATCACGGCTGCCCTTAATGGCGAGCTGGACAATGTGGCCTATGAAACCCATCCGGTATTTGGAATGCAAATGCCGACCACTTGTCCCCATGTTCCGGCAGAATTACTGAACCCTAGGAATACCTGGGAAAATGTTGCTGCTTATGATGAAGCTGCCCGCAACCTTGCCGGACAGTTCATCAAAAATTTTGAAAAATATGCATCTGGCGTAGCTGCTGAGATCCTCGCGGCTGCACCAAAGCCATAA
- a CDS encoding DUF922 domain-containing protein: MIIQLLLIIITFLPNPDPNPKATIDWRERRKLNWSDFKGIPDLSSPNAALTSTSILISYGYDKTSFTYQLKCVFHPEKSWTKVKSDLILTHEQGHFDITQIFTRKLNKELMGYKYDPSNVEKDIQSIYQRIHQEQDAFQRTYDRETNFSRNAIKQDEWNLKMEKELMELEQYSNYPNQ, from the coding sequence ATGATCATCCAGCTGTTGCTCATCATTATCACCTTCCTGCCCAACCCGGACCCCAACCCCAAGGCAACGATCGACTGGCGGGAAAGGAGGAAATTGAACTGGTCGGATTTCAAGGGCATTCCCGACCTGAGTTCACCCAATGCCGCACTTACCTCTACTTCCATCCTCATTTCCTATGGGTATGATAAGACCAGCTTTACCTACCAGCTCAAATGCGTGTTCCATCCGGAGAAATCATGGACAAAAGTGAAGAGTGACCTCATCCTTACCCATGAGCAGGGGCACTTCGATATTACCCAGATCTTTACCCGGAAACTCAATAAGGAACTGATGGGCTATAAGTATGACCCATCGAATGTGGAAAAGGATATCCAATCAATTTACCAGCGCATCCACCAGGAACAGGACGCCTTCCAGCGGACCTACGACCGCGAGACCAATTTTTCCCGGAATGCCATTAAACAGGATGAATGGAACCTGAAAATGGAAAAGGAATTGATGGAACTGGAACAGTATTCGAACTATCCCAATCAGTAA
- a CDS encoding deoxynucleoside kinase produces the protein MAKGKKAKHIAIAGNIGAGKTTLTELLSKHYKWIPQFEDVDHNPYLNDFYEDMPRWSFNLQIYFLNSRINQILEIHRGTETVIQDRTIYEDAHIFAPNLHEMGLMSKRDYDNYFLFFQTLKSMIQPPDLMIYLQASVPTLVGQIQKRGREYEENIRLDYLKRLNDYYNKWIEGYKEGSLLVIDVDKNKFAENDEHLGEIITKIDAQLYGLF, from the coding sequence ATGGCTAAAGGAAAAAAAGCAAAGCATATAGCAATTGCAGGCAATATTGGTGCAGGTAAAACAACCCTCACTGAATTGCTCAGTAAACATTATAAATGGATCCCCCAGTTCGAGGATGTGGACCATAACCCTTACCTGAATGACTTCTATGAAGATATGCCCAGGTGGAGTTTTAACCTGCAGATCTATTTCCTGAACAGCCGCATCAACCAGATACTGGAAATTCATCGTGGTACCGAGACCGTTATACAGGACAGGACCATTTATGAGGATGCACACATCTTTGCCCCCAACCTGCATGAAATGGGTTTGATGAGCAAGCGGGACTATGACAATTATTTCCTCTTTTTCCAGACACTGAAGTCCATGATCCAGCCACCCGACCTGATGATCTACCTCCAGGCTTCTGTACCTACGCTGGTAGGGCAGATCCAGAAAAGGGGCAGGGAATATGAAGAGAATATCCGCCTCGACTACCTCAAGCGCCTTAACGATTATTACAACAAATGGATCGAAGGCTACAAGGAGGGATCCTTGCTGGTGATCGATGTTGACAAGAATAAATTCGCGGAGAACGATGAACACCTGGGTGAGATCATCACCAAGATCGATGCCCAGCTTTACGGACTATTCTGA